The nucleotide sequence TTCGGTGTCCTGGGTGCACCCTTGGCCTTGAAGTTCCTGACATACCCACCCACAGTGAAGCAAAGGGCACTCAGGCAAAGCCACCACCTTCAGAAACGGGCCTTGTTTCTTTTTAAAGCTTTAAGGAGAAAGGGCTGAATCTGCCTTCAGCCCTCACAAATGTCCGCCCGATACGCAGAGTGGCCTATGCAGCGTTCCGCGGCTTCCTCACTGCTCACTCACCTGCTACTGTAAGGCATCACCGGAAGGAGGTGCCGTGCATGACCGACAACCCCACTGGCAGCCTGACCGCGACCCTACAGGAACTTCTCGCCGCCCCCAGGAGTTACTTTGCCGCACCCCATCCCACCGGTTCCTCGCTTCTGCACGCGTAACGCGCCCCCGGGGCGCCCATGAGTGCCCGCTGGCTCACAGACGAAGACACGGACGCTTCGCCGAGCCGCCGCCTCAAACGCAAGGCCCAAAAGCCCCTGGGCCGCCGCCGGCTCGCGGACCTGACGGCCGATCCGGAGAGCGGGGACACGCAGGACCAACTCATTCGGTTTCTGATCGAGCGTGGGCACATCACCACGGTGGTGGCCGAACTCGCGAGCGGCAAGGAGGCGACGACCTATGTGGCCCGCGGCCCCCGCGGCAGCGTCCTCTTGAAGCTCTACCGCGACCTCGAAACCCGCGCCTTTCGACGCGACGGTGTGTACCGCGAGGGCCAGGTGATCCTGGATAGGCGCGCCGCCAAGGCGATGAGACGCCGCAGCCGCAAGGGGCGGGCGCTTCTTCAGGCGAGCTGGGTCTGTGCCGAGTACGCGCACCTGTGGCACCTGTGGCGCGCGGGCCTGAATGTTCCCGAACCGCTTGTTGGCCCCGAACCCTCCGAGTACGAACAGACTGTTCCCGCCG is from Deinococcus sp. YIM 77859 and encodes:
- a CDS encoding RIO1 family regulatory kinase/ATPase → MSARWLTDEDTDASPSRRLKRKAQKPLGRRRLADLTADPESGDTQDQLIRFLIERGHITTVVAELASGKEATTYVARGPRGSVLLKLYRDLETRAFRRDGVYREGQVILDRRAAKAMRRRSRKGRALLQASWVCAEYAHLWHLWRAGLNVPEPLVGPEPSEYEQTVPAVLMRLCGSEDTPAPRLSDAVLTPAEARSAWEQAVQGLADLLRLGYAHGDYSTYNLLWWENRVTIIDFPQLTTRSNPKFRDLPRRDAESLAGSFRPHGLETTGEQTLREVQRRAAGPGPTPRVLLP